AGAATTGTCAGGGAAATTAGCGGATGGCTTTGGTGATTCCAAAATGTCTCCAGGAATCTGGAAGTCTTCGGAGGGCTCCGGGCTCTTAAATTGcatcaaagattattattattattattattattattattattattattattattattattattattattattaagttaacaCCGTCTTCTGAACGAAGAAGAGAAAAATATCCGGGAAATCTATCGATGGAGTTGATGATTCTAAATGTCTTCAGGAATTCTGAAGTCTCCGGCGGGGTCGTTTAGTGCCAAGAACACTTTCCTGAAAATATAGCTAATACACGCTCAGGATCTGCATCATTGAATATGATTTTCAAAGCAAATAAAGTGAGCGGAATGTGGATGGATATCATCAGAAATCTTACAGGAAGATTCAACTGGCCTCAACAGGCAGGTTCGGCCCTTCTAGAGCAGAATCTTGCATGCGAGGACATGACGGTacaacttcagggacagctgcgaactctccaggagtcgtggatcttcaaatggttttcgtggctactcccagaggcgccgcgctttGAAGATTGCCGGGCAGTCGCCTTGGATAGGGGGCTGGTGGAAAGCCCGCGGggaactacagcggtgcgaactgGGATTGCACCAGATGGAGAGAGAAGCTttaagattcaaagatgaattgaaatcaacgtggttcgttggcaagcttctctCCGGATTTGACTTGGGAGAAATGAAGGAAGTCGTTTCGAATGGAAACCGGAACTTTTACTTCGGCATAGTAGCTGCTGCTTCCGTCATTTTCGGCGGAATTATGCTAGCTCGAAGGAGGATGGCTGGAAACGATGTGGACAACAACTCTCTTGAAGAATATGTTCCAGAAATGGAAAATGGATGCGATCTATTGGAACTCAAAATGGAAGACGAAGATCGGACTACTTTCTTGCAAATCTTGAGGATGAAAATAATAAGTTACATGGGCAACTAAATGAACTGAGAAGTATTGTAGATGAATTGAATAGAGCGAAAGAGACTCAAGAAAAGATGACATTTGAGAAGGCATCTGAATATCAGAAACTGGAAGCTGGATGCGTCGAAAAAATCCTTCGGATGAAAGAACTGGAAACTTTGTTGGAAATTCTTAAAgtaaagaatgaagaaattaagaaaaatgaaaatgagaaaacggaacaaataaacaaattgaaaCGTGATGTTGATGAATTGAAGGATGAAAAGaagaaacttgaatctgaatgcgtcggaaaaAACCTtaaaatgaaggaacatgaaaatttggtgaagattCTCAAAGAGGAAAAcgagcaaagcaagaaagcactgagtgaggaaacggaacaagttaataatttgaaacgggaagttgaaactctgaaggaagaaaaaaagaaacttgaatctgaatgcgtcgtTGGAAAAGACCTTagaatgaaggaacatgaaaatttggtgaagattCTCAAAGGGGAAAAcgagcaaagcaagaaagcactgagtgaggaaacggaacaagttaataatttgaaacttgaagttgaaactctgaaggaagaaaagaaaaaacttgaatctgaatgcgtcggaaaagaccttagaatgaaggaacatgaaaatttggtgaaaattctcaaagaggaaaatgagcaaagcaagaaagcactgagtgaggaaacggaacaagttaataatttgaaacttgaagttgaaactctgaaggaagaaaagaagaaacttgaatctgaatgcgtcggaaaagaccttagaatgaaggaacatgaaaatttggtgaaaattctcaaagaggaaaatgagcaaagcaagaaagcactgagtgaggaaacggaacaagttaataatttgaaacgggaagttgaaactctgaaggaaaagaggaaacttgaatctgaatgtgatgtgacaaaaaaaaaaaaaagaacctagtataagtttcagttgagttttgcagtttactgctgtaaaaaaaaaaaaaaaaaaaaaaaaaaaaaaaaaaaaaaaaaaaaaaaaaaaaaaaaaaaaacctagtataagtttcagttgagttttgcagtttactgctgtaaaaaaaaataaaacaaaaaaaaaagaacctagtataagtttcagtagagttttgcagtttactgctgtaaaaaaaaaagacaaaaaaaaaaacctagtataagttagttaagttttgcagtttactgctataaaaaaaaaaaccctagtttAAGTTTCaattgagttttgcagtttactgctgtaaaataaaacaataaaaaaaaagaacctagtataagtttcagttgagtttcgcagtttactgctgtaaaaaaaaaaaaaaaaaaacctagtataagtttcagttgagttttgcagtttactgctgtaaaaaaaacaataaaaccaaaaaaaaaaaaaacctagtttaagtttcagttgagttttgcagtttactgctgtaaaaaaaagaaaaaaaaaaaacctagtataagtttcagttgagttttgcagtttactgctgtaaaaaaaaaaaaaaccaagtataagtttcagttgagttttgcagtttactgctgtaaaaaaaaaaaaaaaaaaaaaacctagtataagtttcagttgagttttgcagtttactgctgtaaaaaaaaacaataaaacccaaaaaaaaaagaacctagtataagtttcagttgagttttgcagtttactgctgtgaaaaaaaaaaccctagtttaagtttcagttgagttttgcagtttactgcggtaaaaaaaaaaaaaaaaaaaaaaaaaaaaaaacctagtataagtttcagttgagttttgcagtttactgctgtaaaaaaaaaacaataaaaccaaaaaaaaaagaacctagtataagtttcagttgagttttgcagtttactgctgtaaaaaaaaaaaaaactagtataagtttcagttgagttttgcagtttactgctgtaaaaaaaacaataaaaccaaaaaaaagaacctagtttaagtttcagttgagttttgcagtttactgctgtaaaaaaaaaaaaaaaaaaaactagtataagtttcagttgagttttgcagtttactgctgtaaaaaaaaaaaaaaaaaaaaaaaaaacctagtataagtttcagttgagttttgcagtttactgctgtaaaaaaaaaaacaataaaacaaaaaaaaaaagaacctagtataagtttcagt
Above is a window of Palaemon carinicauda isolate YSFRI2023 chromosome 30, ASM3689809v2, whole genome shotgun sequence DNA encoding:
- the LOC137623498 gene encoding uncharacterized protein, giving the protein MRSIGTQNGRRRSDYFLANLEDENNKLHGQLNELRSIVDELNRAKETQEKMTFEKASEYQKLEAGCVEKILRMKELETLLEILKVKNEEIKKNENEKTEQINKLKRDVDELKDEKKKLESECVGKNLKMKEHENLVKILKEENEQSKKALSEETEQVNNLKREVETLKEEKKKLESECVVGKDLRMKEHENLVKILKGENEQSKKALSEETEQD